A stretch of Spirosoma oryzicola DNA encodes these proteins:
- a CDS encoding serine hydrolase domain-containing protein, producing the protein MKQQTTLLLAILAIFVFALISCDKTVEVGPSGSTLNTDDLVKAISKRLDGNCVGYQLVVSVNGSQKSIYAYGDARLSQDGNPRAMFVNDKYNIASCSKTITAAALLRTLNAKQKTVDDLIHSYLPAHWTLGTGIKTITFKQLLTHQSGFVDKSYGSDYGSLKKLVSEGLVDSSKPETYNNANYALMRFLIATLADYSVTKLPANANSTTLATVENKQAQEYADAYIDYCQKNVLGVSGSGMSTIVCKPTDPNPALCYQFPKDNGKGDSFGDMTLTNAERGWNMTSVQMAAFMSTLHYTEKIIPKSLSDMMKNERAGYDFRNKTAGGIAYYAKNGGYPGKFADKAKDGANFGKNYNAGQLESWLIGFDNNVQIAFIANSQVFITANKNDSPNGELAFNSILAGFDEWYKSAKK; encoded by the coding sequence ATGAAACAACAAACAACCCTCTTACTAGCCATCCTGGCAATCTTCGTTTTTGCACTAATCTCCTGCGACAAAACAGTTGAGGTTGGCCCGAGTGGATCGACACTGAATACCGACGATCTGGTCAAGGCCATTTCAAAACGGCTAGACGGCAATTGTGTAGGCTATCAACTTGTCGTCTCGGTCAACGGTTCTCAAAAAAGCATCTATGCCTATGGAGATGCCCGTCTGTCCCAGGATGGAAATCCCCGCGCCATGTTTGTCAACGATAAGTACAACATTGCCAGTTGCAGTAAAACAATTACGGCTGCGGCCCTGCTACGAACGCTGAACGCCAAACAGAAAACAGTTGACGATCTAATTCATTCCTATCTACCCGCCCACTGGACATTGGGAACCGGCATAAAAACGATAACCTTCAAACAACTGCTCACTCACCAGTCGGGCTTCGTAGACAAATCATACGGATCAGATTACGGTAGTCTGAAAAAATTAGTGAGCGAGGGATTAGTTGACTCCTCAAAACCCGAGACGTACAACAATGCCAACTACGCACTGATGCGCTTCCTGATTGCTACATTGGCCGATTATTCCGTTACCAAACTACCAGCCAACGCCAATAGTACTACATTGGCGACTGTCGAAAACAAACAGGCCCAGGAGTATGCTGATGCCTACATCGACTACTGTCAAAAGAACGTTTTGGGCGTGTCAGGTAGTGGCATGAGCACTATTGTTTGCAAACCTACCGATCCTAATCCGGCACTTTGCTACCAGTTTCCCAAGGACAATGGTAAAGGGGACAGCTTTGGGGATATGACGCTAACTAATGCCGAGCGTGGCTGGAACATGACTAGTGTACAGATGGCAGCCTTTATGAGTACGCTACATTATACCGAAAAGATTATTCCTAAGAGCCTATCGGATATGATGAAGAATGAGCGGGCAGGTTACGACTTTCGGAACAAGACCGCTGGGGGTATAGCTTATTACGCCAAGAACGGGGGCTATCCGGGTAAGTTTGCGGATAAAGCGAAAGATGGTGCCAACTTCGGGAAAAACTACAATGCAGGGCAGCTCGAATCATGGTTGATTGGTTTTGACAACAACGTTCAGATCGCTTTTATCGCTAATTCCCAAGTTTTTATCACGGCCAACAAAAACGATTCCCCCAACGGCGAATTGGCCTTTAACTCAATTCTTGCGGGTTTTGACGAATGGTATAAATCAGCAAAAAAGTGA
- a CDS encoding response regulator, producing the protein MRAKLFVVEDNDDQWMLIQQAMKQALAEVVVERVATCEQALENIKDWQYQDWDAPKLILLDLYLPASEQGWKVLQMIKQLPSPLSRIPVVMFSSSVDKNDIIKAYELGVASYLIKPTTHAEWTVYFNRLRSFWWETVALPDMRFTL; encoded by the coding sequence TTGAGAGCCAAGTTATTTGTCGTCGAAGATAACGACGATCAATGGATGCTTATCCAACAGGCCATGAAGCAAGCTCTAGCCGAAGTGGTTGTCGAGCGTGTCGCTACTTGTGAGCAAGCGTTGGAGAACATTAAAGACTGGCAGTATCAGGACTGGGACGCTCCTAAACTTATTCTGCTGGATTTGTATTTACCCGCTAGTGAGCAGGGCTGGAAAGTTCTGCAAATGATTAAGCAATTGCCTAGTCCCTTGAGTCGTATTCCGGTAGTCATGTTTAGTTCATCGGTCGATAAGAATGATATCATCAAGGCCTATGAACTGGGAGTTGCCTCTTACCTAATTAAACCAACTACCCATGCCGAGTGGACCGTTTACTTTAATCGATTACGTAGCTTCTGGTGGGAAACGGTCGCTTTGCCAGATATGCGCTTCACGCTTTAG